The Thermodesulfobacteriota bacterium sequence TTCCAGTAATAGGGAATTTTAGTGGTTACCTTTTTTGCCAGATCCTGTCCTTCCATAGGAGGAATTTCATTTGCCCGTTTCACCAGAGAAGACGGGTCTAGATCCTCGGTCGACACCAATGCTCGCATGACGCCGGTGTTTCGAATATGCCTGGTAATGGCGCGGGTATCCAGCCCCTCTATTCCGATAATTTGCTGTTTTTTCAGATAATCGGCAAGTGCCTCAGTGGATCGGTAATTGCTGGGAAAGCTTTGATATTCTTTTATAAGAAATGCGGAAGCCTGTATTCTGTCAGATTCGATATCTTCCGGATTGACGCCGTAATTACCGATTAAAGGATAGGTCATGGTGACCATTTGCCCCTTGTACGACGGATCGGTCAGTATCTCCTGATAACCGGTCATGCTGGTATTAAATACAATCTCACCCCAGGCTTCTCCAGGACCGGTAAAGCTCTGACATGGGAATAACCGCCCATCTTCCAAGGCTAAGAGTGCTTTCATTGTCTTGTTTAACATGATTTTGTGAAAAAAATCCCTATTTGTAAAAAGGGGGCAGGCGGGTTTTACCAACTTCCAAGTTCTGATACAAAAAATATTATGGTTTGGCAATAAGAATCTAAATAGTTTTATTTTTTTCTTTCACCACAGAATTACACGGAGATTCACTGAATTTTGGCTTTTTAATATCTGTGAAATTTCCGTGAAATTCCGTGGTAAATCATTTCAAAGTGTGATGACTTTCACATATTTGGTGTAATGTATTTCATTGCATATGAAGGACATTTATAATATAATCAACAACAATTTCAAATAAATGCTTTCACCAACATTCGGAGGAAATTGAATATGAGATATCTATTTCGCTCGATATTCATTGTGTTTTTTCTGATCAGCCTGCCGGCCGCCTCTTTTGCCTCCTTTTCGTCCTATCCGCCGACCTGGATAAATGACCACCAGAACGGATCACTAAAGCAGGCTGGTCTTTACCATGGAGTCAGCTTTGCAGATTTTAAGGGCGATACGCCCGGATATGATGATATCCGGCTGGCTAAAGACCGCGCCCTGGATGAGCTTTGCTGTCAGCTTTCGGTTTCCGTCAAATCACAGTTTAAAGAGAACTTTTGCCAGCAAGGCAACTTTGATGAACAGCATGTGGCTTCATCTCTTTTCGTAAGTACCAGAAAGACTTTGTCCGGGATAATACAAAAAGCCAAATGGACCGACAGCAAAAAACACCGTTACTGGGTTCTGGTTGTGATCGATAAAAAGAGTGCGGATCGACAGGTAAAACAGCAAAAGTTCATCAATGAAGTGGTGGATCGGCTGGAAAACAGGCAGGATGAGATTTTAAAAGGAACCAAAGAAATAGCCAATATTTTAAACCGGAATATGAAAGCCTTTGACGACCGGATGGTCCAGCTGCAAGATCTTTTGAAAACAATTGAAAAAAAGACAGATGCGTCAGGGGAGAGTACCAGAAAGGAATATGCAGATATTCGCAGCCAGATCGAACAGCTTGAAAAAACAAAAAAACAACATCTAAGCCAAATAGAAAATACCCAGCAACAGCAAAGTCAAAAGATAGATGAGCTGATCAGTCAGAACAAAGAATTTAAAAATCTATTAAACAAAATAGCAGGAAGCATAAAAAACGATTATTTTTTAGCTCTCACTGATGATGATGTAAAGCACAGTGGGGAAAACCGCAGTTTCAAGGTAAGAATTGAATCTGACAAAGGACAGGGAGCCGATTACTATAATGGCGAAAAGATAAAATTTAAAATAAGGGCCTCCAGGGACTGCTACATCAAGGTCATATACCTGTCATGTGTCGGCAAAGGCCGCAAGACCCAAACCATAAACACCCTCCTTTTCCCCAACGTTCACGACCAAAACAACAGAGTAAGGGCTGGGGAGACAAAAGTTATAGGCAAACTGGGTGAACTGGAAGTCCAGGCGCCCTTCGGCAAAGATGTGATTACCGTCATAGCATCGGAAAAGCAGTTTACGGATATAAAAGAAACTTTACGAAAAGCCGTAGACGGCTATTACTCGAAAACCGTTTCCAGCACCCGCGGGGCTGTGGCATTTAGAGGGGTTGGGGTGGTGCAGCCGGCAAATCTGCCGGTCGGGGCTCAGCACCAAGGAACGACCGCTGCCACTCATATAGCTACGGATACCTGCTTCATTGTCAGCCATACTAAATAGTGATGGCGTCGTATAAAGTCCCATCTATTGCGTTGCAGCGGTTTTTCAGAAACTCGGCATACTACTTGTATAGCCTCGTCCCTGAAAAACCACTGCGCCTTGTATATGGAACCTTCTACTTAACCATCAGTGATATTTTTTACGACGCCATCAAATATGTTTGAATGAAAAGTCCGATATTTGCCTGAAAAAATGGCAATTACCAGAATTAGAATTGCTGAAATTTCTTGACAAGGCAACGGTTTTCCTTCAATTTACGAAAAAGAATTAAAAGAAGGAAAATTTATGATTTTTAAGGAAATGACCGACAACCAGCGGCGTATTTTTATTGATACTATACAGCTTTATGACGCATTTATAGCGGCATTTAATAAAATGCGGTCATTCAGAGGAGGGATGCACTGGAAAAAGTCAAAAGGTCGCGAATATTTGTTTCGATCTCGAGATCGTTTTGGCTACGGCAAAAGTTTAGGACCAAGATCTTCTGAAACTGAAAAAATTCTCGCTAAATTTCAACAGGGCAAACAGCGTGAAAAGGAACGTCTGTCAGCACTTAAAAATCAACTTAAAGAGCAGTCCAGATTCTGCAAGGCAGCGCTGATTCAGCGAGCACCCCGGATTGTTAGCAATATTTTACGATTGCTGGATAAGCAAAATATTCTCGGTCGAAATGTAATGGTGATTGGCACCAATGCAATGTATGCATACGAAGCATCTGCGGGTGTGTTTTTTGATATTTCGGCAATGGCAACCAGAGATATGGATATTCTATGGGATATTCGTCCAAAACTTATTCTTGCTGTTGATAAGGATATGGATAATACCGGCTTGCTCGGTATTATTCGAAAAGCGGATCGGTCTTTTGAACCCATCAGTCCGGGTGGATTCCGAGCTGTAAACCGTGATGGATTTATGGTGGATCTGATAAAATCAGAACCAAAGCAGTTGCCCATAGAGGAAACAAGGCAAATGGGTGGGCCGGATGATCTAAAAGCTGCTGAAATTCGGAATCTTCAATGGCTTATTTCTTCTTCGAAGT is a genomic window containing:
- a CDS encoding DUF4384 domain-containing protein gives rise to the protein MRYLFRSIFIVFFLISLPAASFASFSSYPPTWINDHQNGSLKQAGLYHGVSFADFKGDTPGYDDIRLAKDRALDELCCQLSVSVKSQFKENFCQQGNFDEQHVASSLFVSTRKTLSGIIQKAKWTDSKKHRYWVLVVIDKKSADRQVKQQKFINEVVDRLENRQDEILKGTKEIANILNRNMKAFDDRMVQLQDLLKTIEKKTDASGESTRKEYADIRSQIEQLEKTKKQHLSQIENTQQQQSQKIDELISQNKEFKNLLNKIAGSIKNDYFLALTDDDVKHSGENRSFKVRIESDKGQGADYYNGEKIKFKIRASRDCYIKVIYLSCVGKGRKTQTINTLLFPNVHDQNNRVRAGETKVIGKLGELEVQAPFGKDVITVIASEKQFTDIKETLRKAVDGYYSKTVSSTRGAVAFRGVGVVQPANLPVGAQHQGTTAATHIATDTCFIVSHTK
- a CDS encoding nucleotidyltransferase domain-containing protein translates to MIFKEMTDNQRRIFIDTIQLYDAFIAAFNKMRSFRGGMHWKKSKGREYLFRSRDRFGYGKSLGPRSSETEKILAKFQQGKQREKERLSALKNQLKEQSRFCKAALIQRAPRIVSNILRLLDKQNILGRNVMVIGTNAMYAYEASAGVFFDISAMATRDMDILWDIRPKLILAVDKDMDNTGLLGIIRKADRSFEPISPGGFRAVNRDGFMVDLIKSEPKQLPIEETRQMGGPDDLKAAEIRNLQWLISSSKFSQVIIGEDGYPAPLVAPDPRAFALHKLWLSEQTDREPIKKQRDYDQGLAVAQLIIQYLPQYQFKTSELRMFPKDVVRSAKEKILNIDLPAGIDFKE